Proteins found in one Amycolatopsis umgeniensis genomic segment:
- a CDS encoding DUF6326 family protein codes for MRTRQPTTTALEDQRIPVRAKLAAAWTSFMFLYVYVDILAFFKPGVIEDIAVGVVWEFDISQTLLTAFLALMAIPILMVVLSMTLPARANRITNLVVASVQVPFAAFNVVGESWTYFYGLGVALEVIVLAFILWYAWTWPRTAPSATSPDRETVRAQQQA; via the coding sequence ATGAGAACACGTCAACCCACCACGACCGCACTCGAAGACCAGCGGATCCCGGTGAGAGCCAAGCTCGCCGCAGCGTGGACGAGCTTCATGTTCCTGTACGTCTACGTGGACATTCTCGCCTTCTTCAAGCCCGGCGTCATCGAGGACATCGCGGTCGGCGTCGTCTGGGAGTTCGACATCAGCCAGACGTTGTTGACCGCCTTCCTCGCGCTCATGGCGATCCCGATCCTCATGGTCGTGCTGTCGATGACGCTGCCCGCCCGGGCGAACCGCATCACGAACCTCGTCGTGGCCTCGGTACAGGTCCCGTTCGCGGCCTTCAACGTGGTGGGCGAGTCCTGGACGTACTTCTACGGCCTCGGCGTCGCACTGGAAGTGATCGTTCTCGCCTTCATCCTGTGGTACGCCTGGACCTGGCCCCGCACCGCACCGTCGGCGACCAGCCCGGACCGTGAAACCGTTCGCGCCCAACAACAAGCGTGA
- a CDS encoding FAD-dependent oxidoreductase, translated as MAFAITQTCCSDATCVSVCPVNCIHPTPDEPDFGTTEMLYVDPASCIDCGACADACPVDAIFPADLLTGSLEVYAGINAEYYAGREVVSSADPAPNFHRWSPPTFDRAIPSDFAPPDIAVVGSGPAGMYAVEDLLLHTNARVTLIDRLPVAGGLIRYGVAPDHQATKRIGETFSRLQEHPRLRLTLGTEVGRDVTADELAGRHDAVVYAVGASSARGLGLDGEDLPGSVAATTVVGWYNGHPDVPANAVDLSAERVVLIGTGNVALDVARILTADPATLTGTTIAPHALERLRTSKIREVVLLARRGPEDAAYTSPELLALAARADVPLIVDDADPRTTAAIDAGTGKAKLLRELGRETVDWTAPPDADRRRIVLRFHSAPTGIIGDTQVRGLHVTGPDGQSEIATGQVVRAVGYRGVPVPGLPFDDDRGTIPNTDGRVDRITGAYVVGWIKRGPSGGIGANRTCAKETVATLLDDIISGRLPVRTRRSPIAALAARFRG; from the coding sequence ATGGCCTTCGCGATCACCCAGACCTGCTGCAGCGACGCCACCTGCGTGTCGGTCTGCCCGGTCAACTGCATCCATCCGACGCCGGACGAGCCCGATTTCGGCACCACCGAGATGCTCTACGTCGACCCCGCGTCGTGCATCGATTGCGGGGCCTGCGCGGACGCCTGCCCGGTGGACGCGATCTTCCCGGCGGATCTGCTGACCGGATCGCTCGAGGTCTACGCGGGTATCAACGCGGAGTACTACGCGGGTCGCGAGGTCGTGTCCTCGGCGGATCCGGCACCGAACTTCCACCGCTGGAGCCCGCCGACGTTCGACAGGGCCATTCCGAGCGATTTCGCGCCACCGGACATCGCCGTCGTCGGCTCCGGCCCGGCCGGTATGTACGCCGTCGAGGACCTGCTCCTGCACACGAACGCGCGGGTCACCCTGATCGACCGGCTGCCGGTCGCGGGCGGGCTAATCCGCTACGGCGTCGCCCCGGACCACCAAGCCACGAAACGGATCGGCGAGACGTTCTCGCGGCTCCAGGAGCACCCACGGCTGCGGCTGACCCTAGGCACCGAGGTCGGCCGGGACGTCACCGCCGATGAGCTGGCCGGGCGCCATGACGCCGTCGTTTACGCTGTCGGCGCTTCGTCCGCGCGAGGACTCGGTCTGGACGGAGAGGACCTGCCCGGCAGCGTCGCCGCGACCACCGTGGTCGGCTGGTACAACGGTCACCCGGACGTCCCCGCGAACGCGGTGGACCTGTCCGCGGAACGCGTCGTGCTGATCGGCACCGGCAACGTCGCCCTCGACGTGGCCCGGATCCTCACCGCCGACCCGGCGACCCTGACCGGCACCACGATCGCCCCGCACGCGCTGGAACGCTTGCGCACCAGCAAGATCCGGGAAGTCGTGCTGCTCGCCCGGCGCGGACCGGAGGACGCCGCCTACACCTCCCCGGAACTGCTCGCGCTCGCCGCGCGCGCCGACGTACCACTCATCGTCGACGACGCCGACCCACGCACGACGGCCGCGATCGACGCGGGCACAGGCAAGGCGAAACTGCTGCGCGAGCTCGGCCGCGAGACCGTCGACTGGACCGCGCCGCCGGACGCGGACCGACGCCGCATCGTCCTGCGGTTCCACTCCGCGCCCACGGGGATCATCGGGGACACGCAGGTGCGCGGTCTGCACGTCACGGGCCCGGACGGACAAAGCGAGATCGCCACCGGCCAGGTCGTGCGCGCGGTCGGATACCGCGGAGTTCCCGTGCCGGGTCTTCCGTTCGACGACGACCGCGGCACGATCCCGAACACCGACGGCCGCGTCGACAGAATCACCGGCGCCTACGTGGTCGGCTGGATCAAACGCGGTCCCTCGGGCGGGATCGGCGCCAACCGAACCTGCGCGAAGGAGACCGTGGCGACCCTGCTGGACGACATCATCTCCGGACGGCTTCCCGTTCGGACCCGGCGCTCACCGATCGCCGCATTGGCCGCGCGATTCCGCGGTTAG
- a CDS encoding AurF N-oxygenase family protein: MTSTDVPRTAEAGRRETAQRLLDSAAMLSYDPATEVDWETPLDKNFHGASPEWSTLYGTSYWGEMSPEQQKELTRQEAASVASTGIWFEMILQQMVLRDFYAKDPTDPAFQWALTEIADECRHSIMFARGAAKLGAPPYRPRRLAVELGRVFKATASGEAAYAAILVAEEVLDVMQRDWMRDERVVPFVRTINNIHVVEESRHMKFARDETREQLEGAGPVRRRINALVIAIASYFIVSSMVNRDVYKNAGLDTARALREAKTNEHHKSMMRSSCAGLMEFLGSCGLLTRPALVFYKRANLI; this comes from the coding sequence ATGACCAGCACCGATGTGCCGCGCACGGCCGAGGCCGGTCGCCGCGAGACCGCGCAGCGGCTTCTCGATTCGGCCGCGATGCTGTCCTATGACCCGGCCACCGAGGTGGACTGGGAGACGCCGCTGGACAAGAACTTCCACGGCGCGAGCCCGGAGTGGAGCACCCTCTACGGCACGAGCTACTGGGGCGAAATGAGCCCGGAGCAGCAAAAGGAACTCACGCGCCAGGAAGCCGCTTCGGTCGCGAGCACCGGTATCTGGTTCGAGATGATCCTCCAGCAGATGGTGCTGCGCGACTTCTACGCCAAGGACCCGACCGACCCGGCCTTCCAGTGGGCGCTGACCGAGATCGCCGACGAATGCCGCCACTCGATCATGTTCGCCCGCGGCGCCGCGAAACTCGGCGCGCCCCCGTACCGCCCGCGTCGGCTCGCCGTCGAACTCGGCCGGGTCTTCAAGGCGACGGCCAGTGGCGAGGCGGCCTACGCGGCGATCCTCGTCGCCGAAGAGGTTCTCGACGTGATGCAGCGCGACTGGATGCGTGACGAGCGCGTGGTCCCGTTCGTGCGCACCATCAACAACATCCACGTGGTCGAAGAATCCCGGCACATGAAGTTCGCCAGGGACGAGACCCGTGAGCAACTGGAGGGCGCGGGTCCCGTGCGCCGCCGGATCAACGCTCTGGTCATCGCGATCGCGTCGTACTTCATCGTCAGCAGCATGGTCAACCGGGACGTCTACAAGAACGCGGGACTCGACACCGCTCGAGCGTTGCGCGAAGCGAAGACCAACGAGCACCACAAGTCCATGATGCGCTCCAGTTGCGCCGGTCTGATGGAGTTCCTCGGTTCGTGCGGTCTGCTGACCCGCCCCGCGCTGGTGTTCTACAAGCGGGCGAACCTGATCTGA
- a CDS encoding alpha/beta fold hydrolase, translating to MTASRRLGTFDHDGLVFDVRDTGPLDGTVVVLLHGFPQTSASWAETAALLHQRGYRTIVPDQRGYSPRARPRGRFAYRSSRLVADTVALIDTLGSGPVHLVGHDWGANAAWSTAARRPDLIRSLTTVSVPHAAAFLRAMISSDQLIRSYYMFLFQLPWLPELAIRRRPRVLERTLAGTGMTPAQIDRVRQDIVLGGALTGGLNWYRAMLLQHPAALRARVTVPTTHVWSDGDTALSRRSAELAGQYVDASYRLEILTGVSHWVPEEAATTLAAIIDRTATDASGPPA from the coding sequence ATGACCGCATCCCGCCGCCTCGGCACCTTCGACCACGACGGACTCGTCTTCGACGTCCGTGACACCGGCCCGCTCGACGGCACCGTCGTCGTCCTGCTGCACGGATTCCCCCAGACCAGCGCGTCGTGGGCGGAGACCGCCGCATTGCTCCACCAGCGGGGATACCGCACGATCGTGCCCGACCAGCGCGGCTACTCCCCCCGCGCGCGCCCACGAGGCCGCTTCGCCTACCGGTCGAGCCGTCTCGTGGCCGACACCGTCGCGCTCATCGACACCCTCGGCTCCGGACCGGTCCATCTGGTCGGACACGACTGGGGTGCCAACGCCGCCTGGTCGACCGCGGCCCGGCGACCCGATCTGATCAGGTCACTGACCACCGTGTCGGTCCCCCACGCCGCGGCGTTCCTCCGCGCGATGATCAGCAGCGACCAGCTCATCCGGTCCTACTACATGTTCCTGTTCCAGCTCCCCTGGCTGCCCGAACTCGCCATCCGGCGCCGGCCGCGCGTACTCGAACGGACACTGGCCGGCACGGGGATGACACCGGCTCAGATCGACCGAGTCCGCCAGGACATCGTCCTCGGCGGAGCCCTCACCGGCGGGCTGAACTGGTATCGCGCGATGCTGCTGCAACACCCGGCCGCCCTCCGCGCCCGGGTCACCGTGCCGACCACCCACGTCTGGAGCGACGGCGACACGGCCTTGTCACGGCGAAGCGCCGAACTCGCCGGCCAGTACGTCGACGCCTCCTATCGGCTCGAGATCCTGACCGGCGTCAGCCACTGGGTCCCCGAAGAAGCGGCCACGACACTGGCCGCCATCATCGACCGCACAGCCACAGACGCCTCTGGTCCGCCGGCCTAA
- a CDS encoding alpha/beta fold hydrolase: MVFVSFGRQAGRMSLSPSRRGFIKMSATAAIGVASLGIAGTAQAAEPTRIQPLRIPTPAGTFDAVAAGPRHGRKVLLLHGFPEFGIEWEHQLRALAAAGYRAVAPDQRGYSPGVRPLGIENYHLDHAVRDVRAMADSLGWQRFDLVGHDWGAAVAWIAAAKYARRVRSLTAVSVPHLGAFAEALRTDPVQREASKYMEDFRAPTPIPENLILAGGPPTIPGASPEKCAEYFRRLSQPGALTAALNWYRANDFTGYEQRVSVPTLFIASTKDRLVAPSGVAATKNWVTGPYRLENLVGIGHNIPEEAAETTTKLLLAHLASVCF, translated from the coding sequence ATGGTCTTCGTCTCGTTCGGCCGACAGGCTGGCCGCATGTCGCTCTCTCCCTCTCGTCGAGGTTTCATCAAGATGAGTGCCACGGCCGCCATCGGTGTGGCGTCTTTGGGTATCGCTGGTACCGCACAAGCCGCCGAGCCGACGCGGATTCAACCGCTGCGGATACCCACTCCCGCCGGCACCTTCGACGCTGTGGCCGCCGGTCCGCGGCACGGCCGGAAAGTGCTGTTGTTGCATGGCTTCCCCGAGTTCGGCATCGAGTGGGAGCATCAGTTGCGCGCACTTGCCGCCGCCGGTTACCGGGCGGTGGCCCCCGACCAGCGGGGCTACTCGCCGGGCGTACGTCCTCTCGGGATCGAGAACTACCACCTGGATCACGCCGTCCGAGATGTCCGGGCGATGGCCGATTCCCTTGGCTGGCAAAGGTTCGACCTGGTCGGACACGACTGGGGCGCCGCGGTCGCCTGGATCGCCGCAGCGAAGTACGCACGCCGGGTGCGGTCGCTGACCGCCGTCTCGGTGCCGCATCTCGGCGCCTTCGCCGAGGCGCTGCGGACCGATCCCGTTCAGCGGGAGGCGTCCAAGTACATGGAGGACTTCCGGGCGCCGACCCCGATCCCGGAGAACCTGATTCTCGCGGGCGGGCCACCCACGATTCCGGGCGCCTCGCCGGAAAAGTGCGCGGAGTACTTCCGGCGGCTTTCCCAGCCGGGTGCCCTGACCGCCGCGTTGAACTGGTACCGGGCCAACGATTTCACGGGCTACGAGCAGCGGGTCTCGGTACCGACGCTCTTCATCGCGAGCACGAAGGATCGCTTGGTCGCCCCCTCGGGTGTGGCGGCGACCAAGAACTGGGTCACCGGCCCGTACCGGCTGGAGAATCTCGTGGGGATCGGGCACAACATCCCCGAAGAGGCCGCCGAGACCACGACGAAGCTGCTCCTCGCACATCTCGCTTCGGTGTGTTTCTAG
- a CDS encoding MFS transporter: MPDLPVPDEVAAAEAGAGVSRSAFRRVLAGSTAGAVLEWYDFALYGILAATVLGPLFFPGGNGVAQLLLALATQGLGFVARPIGGIVFGHLGDRLGRKPMLVVTFLLLGLSTSAIGLLPTYAQAGIGATISLVVLRLVQGFALGGEFGAAVLMVSEYGSPRRRGFWSAWPQAGAPLGTVLATGVVGLLTIALPTGQFEHWGWRIGFLLAVPLLIIGFWIRRRIDESPVFQQARSRADSATAERPRSSILETLAHPGPVLRGLGVRLGENVAFYVYTVFVVAYATTSFGYTKSDVLLAVTVGSLLQFAGMLAGGHWSDVVGRRIAMLVPAAGLAVWAPLFFLMVRSDSLPLLYVGVGVGAALHGLLAGPEAAWIAELFPTERRFAGASLVFQGSSIIAGAPAPLIAVWLVKNHGTTAVVLYLVATIAVTLVALLFSAETKGADFGAERGT; encoded by the coding sequence ATGCCCGACCTGCCCGTCCCGGACGAGGTGGCCGCTGCGGAGGCAGGGGCCGGAGTGAGCCGTTCGGCGTTCCGGCGTGTGCTGGCGGGGAGTACCGCGGGGGCTGTTCTGGAGTGGTACGACTTCGCCTTGTACGGCATCCTCGCCGCGACCGTGCTCGGGCCGCTGTTCTTCCCTGGGGGTAACGGCGTCGCGCAGTTGCTGCTGGCTTTGGCCACCCAGGGGCTGGGGTTCGTCGCGCGGCCGATCGGCGGCATCGTCTTCGGGCATCTCGGCGACCGCCTCGGCCGTAAACCCATGCTGGTCGTGACGTTCCTGCTGCTCGGCCTGTCCACTTCGGCCATCGGGTTGCTGCCCACGTACGCGCAGGCGGGTATCGGGGCGACGATCTCGCTCGTCGTTCTGCGCCTGGTCCAGGGCTTCGCGCTCGGTGGCGAATTCGGTGCCGCCGTGCTGATGGTCAGCGAGTACGGAAGCCCCCGCCGCCGGGGGTTCTGGTCCGCCTGGCCGCAGGCGGGCGCCCCGCTCGGCACGGTACTGGCGACCGGGGTCGTGGGGTTGCTGACGATCGCGCTGCCCACCGGGCAGTTCGAGCACTGGGGCTGGCGCATCGGGTTCCTGCTCGCCGTTCCCCTGCTGATCATCGGCTTCTGGATCCGCCGCCGCATCGACGAATCGCCCGTCTTCCAGCAGGCGCGTTCACGCGCCGACTCCGCCACGGCCGAACGGCCGCGGTCGAGCATCCTGGAAACACTCGCTCACCCGGGACCGGTCCTGCGCGGCCTCGGCGTCCGACTGGGCGAGAACGTCGCGTTCTACGTCTACACCGTCTTCGTGGTGGCTTATGCCACGACTTCGTTCGGATACACCAAATCCGACGTTCTTCTCGCGGTGACCGTCGGATCCCTGCTGCAGTTCGCGGGCATGCTGGCGGGCGGCCACTGGTCGGATGTGGTCGGACGGCGAATCGCGATGCTGGTTCCCGCCGCGGGACTGGCGGTCTGGGCGCCGTTGTTCTTCCTGATGGTCCGATCGGACAGCCTGCCGCTGCTGTATGTCGGCGTGGGCGTCGGCGCGGCGCTGCACGGCCTCCTCGCCGGTCCGGAGGCTGCCTGGATCGCGGAACTCTTCCCGACCGAGCGCCGCTTCGCCGGAGCCTCCCTGGTCTTCCAGGGCTCGTCGATCATCGCAGGCGCGCCCGCGCCTCTCATCGCCGTCTGGCTCGTCAAGAACCACGGGACCACCGCGGTCGTGCTGTACCTGGTCGCCACCATCGCGGTCACCCTCGTCGCCTTGCTGTTCAGTGCCGAAACCAAGGGGGCCGACTTCGGCGCCGAGCGGGGCACGTGA
- a CDS encoding MFS transporter, which yields MTTKETEQRKKGWPAVSSLAGATFTVVTSEMLPVGLLTPISRDLQVTEGMAGLTLTITGLVAAVSAPLLIPALGNLDRRAVLCALMVLLAAGNFLAAWSPAFGVMLVARVLVGIGMGGVWAIAASLAVRLVPPRSIGSATSLIFSGIAVASVLGVPAGTYLGELVGWRAAFVSAGGLSLVVMAALVMSLPSLPTQGAVRLGAMLRLVSVPRVRLGLIVVALIVVGHFTAYTYVRPVLEKVSGVSAGQIGTLLLVYGLFGVAGNFASGAGAARSPRVTLLVLSGTLSATMALIPLLGLTTLAAAALLVVWGLAYGGVSVAAQAWMLVAAPEDREATSGLFAGVFNAAIAVGALIGGLATDAAGTTAVMWLGAIFAAGAVLVSSRTERRRGSGRRGS from the coding sequence GTGACGACAAAGGAAACCGAACAGAGGAAAAAGGGCTGGCCGGCGGTGAGCTCGCTCGCCGGGGCGACGTTCACCGTGGTCACCTCGGAAATGCTGCCGGTGGGTCTGCTGACCCCGATCAGCCGCGACCTGCAGGTCACCGAAGGTATGGCGGGTCTGACGCTCACGATCACCGGCCTGGTCGCGGCCGTCTCCGCGCCCCTGCTGATCCCGGCGCTCGGCAATCTCGATCGGCGGGCCGTGCTGTGCGCCTTGATGGTGTTGCTGGCGGCAGGGAACTTCCTGGCAGCGTGGTCGCCCGCGTTCGGCGTCATGCTGGTCGCTCGAGTCCTCGTCGGGATCGGCATGGGCGGAGTGTGGGCGATCGCCGCGAGCCTGGCCGTGCGGCTGGTTCCACCGCGGTCGATCGGATCCGCGACTTCACTGATCTTCAGCGGCATCGCAGTGGCGTCCGTGCTGGGTGTACCAGCAGGCACCTACCTCGGGGAACTGGTCGGCTGGCGGGCCGCCTTCGTCAGTGCCGGTGGCCTTTCACTGGTGGTAATGGCTGCCTTGGTGATGTCACTGCCGTCGTTACCGACGCAAGGGGCCGTTCGCCTGGGCGCGATGCTGCGGCTGGTGAGTGTGCCGCGGGTGCGCCTCGGACTGATCGTGGTGGCGCTGATCGTCGTCGGGCATTTCACCGCGTACACCTATGTCCGGCCGGTACTGGAAAAGGTGTCCGGGGTCAGCGCGGGGCAGATCGGAACGCTCCTCCTGGTCTACGGGCTCTTCGGGGTCGCGGGGAATTTCGCCTCGGGCGCCGGAGCGGCGCGATCACCGCGGGTGACGTTGCTGGTGCTCAGCGGGACCTTGTCGGCGACGATGGCGCTGATTCCGCTCCTGGGGCTGACCACACTGGCAGCCGCGGCGCTCTTGGTGGTCTGGGGCCTGGCGTACGGCGGTGTCTCGGTGGCCGCGCAAGCATGGATGCTGGTGGCCGCCCCGGAGGACCGTGAAGCGACGTCGGGTCTGTTCGCTGGAGTGTTCAACGCGGCGATCGCGGTCGGAGCGTTGATCGGCGGGCTGGCCACGGACGCGGCCGGGACCACCGCGGTGATGTGGCTCGGTGCGATCTTCGCGGCCGGGGCGGTGCTGGTTTCTAGCCGTACGGAACGACGGCGTGGGTCTGGTCGTCGTGGATCGTGA
- a CDS encoding LysR family transcriptional regulator, translating to MSGLEIRELEAFLVLAEELHFGRAGERLYVSQSRVSQLLRSLEGRIGATLVERTSRRVELTPLGEKFLAELRPAYEALRAAVEHTRSTARGIGGVLRIGFQGIIDDHLANAIGGFEFHHPDCAVELTEIPLADPFGSLRRREIDAAVVLLPVEEPDLVLGPVFSRQPQMLAISPRHRFARRESVTVEELAECPLIGIRGPAPEYWRHAQAPEITPGGRRIPRGPTVGTLQEGMGLAAAGQGAMVLCRSTAEHQGRRDSVAFVLLTGLPESVLGVVWHAEADGRARAFAEEIAVHARS from the coding sequence ATGAGCGGCCTGGAGATCCGTGAGCTGGAGGCGTTCCTGGTACTCGCCGAGGAGCTGCACTTCGGCCGGGCGGGCGAACGCCTGTACGTCTCTCAGAGCCGGGTCAGTCAACTGCTCCGCTCGCTGGAGGGACGAATTGGCGCGACGCTCGTCGAGCGGACGAGCCGCCGGGTGGAACTGACTCCGCTAGGAGAGAAGTTCCTCGCCGAACTGCGTCCTGCCTATGAGGCGCTGCGGGCCGCCGTCGAGCACACCCGTTCCACCGCGCGAGGGATCGGCGGTGTGCTGCGAATCGGCTTCCAGGGCATCATCGACGACCACCTCGCGAACGCCATCGGCGGATTTGAGTTCCACCACCCGGACTGCGCGGTGGAACTCACCGAAATCCCGCTGGCCGATCCGTTCGGCTCGCTCCGCCGTCGGGAGATCGACGCGGCGGTGGTGCTGCTTCCGGTGGAGGAACCGGATCTCGTACTCGGTCCGGTTTTCTCTCGTCAGCCACAGATGCTCGCCATCTCGCCTCGGCATCGGTTCGCTCGCAGGGAGTCCGTCACCGTCGAGGAGCTGGCGGAATGTCCTCTGATCGGGATCCGCGGTCCGGCCCCGGAATACTGGCGCCACGCCCAAGCCCCCGAAATCACCCCCGGAGGCCGCCGGATACCGCGTGGACCGACCGTCGGCACATTGCAGGAAGGTATGGGTCTCGCCGCGGCAGGCCAAGGCGCAATGGTGCTGTGCCGCTCGACAGCCGAACACCAAGGACGGCGGGATTCGGTCGCCTTCGTACTGCTCACCGGGCTGCCGGAATCGGTGCTCGGCGTGGTTTGGCATGCGGAGGCCGACGGCAGGGCGCGTGCCTTCGCGGAGGAGATCGCTGTACACGCTCGAAGCTGA
- a CDS encoding peptidase inhibitor family I36 protein has translation MKKLGTTVMAFAAVAATATAFAPTASAAPVPELCVHTGTNYSGAKTCSNGWSGISIGNYRIRSWSNTTDNVWCLYADVGSPWKVYPGYDPNADYGEARFHSARIC, from the coding sequence GTGAAGAAACTGGGAACAACCGTCATGGCCTTCGCCGCGGTCGCGGCCACGGCGACCGCTTTCGCGCCGACCGCGAGCGCGGCCCCCGTACCCGAACTCTGCGTGCACACGGGAACGAACTACAGCGGTGCCAAGACCTGCAGCAACGGCTGGAGTGGCATCAGCATCGGCAACTACCGCATCCGCAGCTGGTCCAACACCACGGACAACGTGTGGTGCCTGTACGCCGACGTCGGCAGCCCGTGGAAGGTCTATCCCGGCTACGACCCCAACGCCGACTACGGCGAGGCCCGATTCCATTCCGCTCGCATCTGCTGA